A genomic region of Paralichthys olivaceus isolate ysfri-2021 chromosome 18, ASM2471397v2, whole genome shotgun sequence contains the following coding sequences:
- the pip5k1ba gene encoding phosphatidylinositol-4-phosphate 5-kinase, type I, beta a isoform X1 — MSTANTKRLGGGTKTSKVSKPTAAILKEAIQLGISYAVGNLSSKPDRDVLMQDFSVVESVFLPSEGSNLTPAHHFPDFRLKTYAPLAFRYFRELFGIKPDDYLYSICNEPLIELTNPGASSSWFYLTSDDEFIIKTVQHKEAEFLQKLLPGYYMNLDQNPRTLLPKFYGLYCIQCGGVTVRMVVMNNVLPRVMKMHYKYDLKGSSYKRRASRKERAKTSPTFKDLDFHEMHEGLHFDTDTYNALMKTLQRDCRVLESFKIMDYSLLLGIHVLDRKPMTRGSRCDSRRGQKVLYSTALESIQGNVKDPEPVADDDTLGGIPAKHKDENLLIFLGIIDILQSYRFIKKVEHSWKSLVHDGDTVSVHRPSFYADRFLKFMGSTVFKKIHPLRGASSKRKRSSLNAAKSASQEFLSPQKEERQQEKKAQSLDNLDGNFYSSSKQPDLLQRSVVSFEPSRGLEEDPENRLLKTDETPVQPSLWTILSSPSAEASQTPSSTSTYE, encoded by the exons ATGTCAACTGCAAACACCAAACGACTGGGAGGAGGAACCAAAACCTCCAAAGTGTCAAAG CCCACGGCAGCCATCTTGAAAGAAGCCATCCAGCTGGGTATCAGTTATGCAGTTGGAAACCTCAGCTCCAAACCAGACAGAGATGTTCTCATGCAGGATTTCTCTGTGGTGGAGAGCGTCTTCCTGCCCAG CGAGGGCAGCAACCTGACTCCAGCACATCACTTCCCAGATTTCCGTCTGAAGACGTACGCCCCTCTGGCCTTCCGCTACTTCCGAGAGCTGTTTGGAATCAAACCGGACGACTACCTG TACTCCATCTGTAACGAGCCTCTGATCGAGCTCACCAACCCCGGAGCGAGCAGCTCCTGGTTCTACCTCACCAGTGATGACGAGTTCATCATTAAGACGGTGCAGCACAAGGAGGCCGAGTTCCTGCAGAAGCTGCTGCCTGGTTACTACATG AATCTGGACCAGAATCCGAGGACGTTGCTGCCCAAGTTCTACGGTCTGTACTGCATCCAGTGCGGCGGGGTCACCGTCCGCATGGTGGTGATGAACAACGTGCTGCCGCGAGTCATGAAGATGCATTACAAGTACGACCTGAAGGGGTCCTCGTACAAACGCCGCGCCTCACGCAAGGAGCGCGCCAAGACCTCGCCCACGTTCAAGGACCTGGACTTCCACGAGATGCACGAGGGCCTGCACTTCGACACCGACACATACAACGCCCTGATGAAGACTCTGCAGAGGGACTGTCGG GTGTTGGAGAGCTTTAAGATCATGGACTACAGTCTCCTGCTGGGGATCCATGTTCTGGACCGGAAGCCGATGACCAGAGGAAGTCGCTGTGACAGCAGGAGAGGACAGAAGGTCCTGTACTCCACCGCCCTGGAGTCCATCCAGGGGAACGTCAAGGACCCTGAGCCTGTGGCCGATGACGACAC aTTGGGCGGAATTCCTGCCAAACACAAGGATGAGAACCTGCTCATCTTTTTAGGAATCATTGACATCCTTCAGTCCTACAG GTTCATTAAGAAGGTGGAACACTCCTGGAAATCCCTGGTGCATGATGGG GACACGGTGTCAGTTCACAGGCCCAGTTTTTATGCAGATCGATTTCTGAAGTTCATGGGCTCGACCGTGTTCAAGAAGATCCATC CTCTAAGAGGAGCGTCgtccaagaggaagaggagttcCCTGAATGCAGCGAAGTCGGCGTCTCAAGAGTTTCTGTCCCCACagaaggaggagaggcagcaggagaagaaagcGCAGAGCTTGGACAACCTGGATGGAAACT TTTACAGTTCCTCCAAACAACCAGACCTTCTGCAGAGATCCGTCGTCTCCTTTGAGCCCAGTCGAGGCCTCGAAGAGGATCCAGAAAACAGGTTGT TGAAGACAGACGAGACTCCAGTGCAACCATCGCTCTGGACGATCCTCTCCAGTCCCTCAGCAGAAGCCAGTCAGACTCCGAGCTCGACGTCTACTTA TGAGTGA
- the pip5k1ba gene encoding phosphatidylinositol-4-phosphate 5-kinase, type I, beta a isoform X2 → MSTANTKRLGGGTKTSKVSKPTAAILKEAIQLGISYAVGNLSSKPDRDVLMQDFSVVESVFLPSEGSNLTPAHHFPDFRLKTYAPLAFRYFRELFGIKPDDYLYSICNEPLIELTNPGASSSWFYLTSDDEFIIKTVQHKEAEFLQKLLPGYYMNLDQNPRTLLPKFYGLYCIQCGGVTVRMVVMNNVLPRVMKMHYKYDLKGSSYKRRASRKERAKTSPTFKDLDFHEMHEGLHFDTDTYNALMKTLQRDCRVLESFKIMDYSLLLGIHVLDRKPMTRGSRCDSRRGQKVLYSTALESIQGNVKDPEPVADDDTLGGIPAKHKDENLLIFLGIIDILQSYRFIKKVEHSWKSLVHDGDTVSVHRPSFYADRFLKFMGSTVFKKIHPLRGASSKRKRSSLNAAKSASQEFLSPQKEERQQEKKAQSLDNLDGNFYSSSKQPDLLQRSVVSFEPSRGLEEDPENSEDRRDSSATIALDDPLQSLSRSQSDSELDVYL, encoded by the exons ATGTCAACTGCAAACACCAAACGACTGGGAGGAGGAACCAAAACCTCCAAAGTGTCAAAG CCCACGGCAGCCATCTTGAAAGAAGCCATCCAGCTGGGTATCAGTTATGCAGTTGGAAACCTCAGCTCCAAACCAGACAGAGATGTTCTCATGCAGGATTTCTCTGTGGTGGAGAGCGTCTTCCTGCCCAG CGAGGGCAGCAACCTGACTCCAGCACATCACTTCCCAGATTTCCGTCTGAAGACGTACGCCCCTCTGGCCTTCCGCTACTTCCGAGAGCTGTTTGGAATCAAACCGGACGACTACCTG TACTCCATCTGTAACGAGCCTCTGATCGAGCTCACCAACCCCGGAGCGAGCAGCTCCTGGTTCTACCTCACCAGTGATGACGAGTTCATCATTAAGACGGTGCAGCACAAGGAGGCCGAGTTCCTGCAGAAGCTGCTGCCTGGTTACTACATG AATCTGGACCAGAATCCGAGGACGTTGCTGCCCAAGTTCTACGGTCTGTACTGCATCCAGTGCGGCGGGGTCACCGTCCGCATGGTGGTGATGAACAACGTGCTGCCGCGAGTCATGAAGATGCATTACAAGTACGACCTGAAGGGGTCCTCGTACAAACGCCGCGCCTCACGCAAGGAGCGCGCCAAGACCTCGCCCACGTTCAAGGACCTGGACTTCCACGAGATGCACGAGGGCCTGCACTTCGACACCGACACATACAACGCCCTGATGAAGACTCTGCAGAGGGACTGTCGG GTGTTGGAGAGCTTTAAGATCATGGACTACAGTCTCCTGCTGGGGATCCATGTTCTGGACCGGAAGCCGATGACCAGAGGAAGTCGCTGTGACAGCAGGAGAGGACAGAAGGTCCTGTACTCCACCGCCCTGGAGTCCATCCAGGGGAACGTCAAGGACCCTGAGCCTGTGGCCGATGACGACAC aTTGGGCGGAATTCCTGCCAAACACAAGGATGAGAACCTGCTCATCTTTTTAGGAATCATTGACATCCTTCAGTCCTACAG GTTCATTAAGAAGGTGGAACACTCCTGGAAATCCCTGGTGCATGATGGG GACACGGTGTCAGTTCACAGGCCCAGTTTTTATGCAGATCGATTTCTGAAGTTCATGGGCTCGACCGTGTTCAAGAAGATCCATC CTCTAAGAGGAGCGTCgtccaagaggaagaggagttcCCTGAATGCAGCGAAGTCGGCGTCTCAAGAGTTTCTGTCCCCACagaaggaggagaggcagcaggagaagaaagcGCAGAGCTTGGACAACCTGGATGGAAACT TTTACAGTTCCTCCAAACAACCAGACCTTCTGCAGAGATCCGTCGTCTCCTTTGAGCCCAGTCGAGGCCTCGAAGAGGATCCAGAAAACAG TGAAGACAGACGAGACTCCAGTGCAACCATCGCTCTGGACGATCCTCTCCAGTCCCTCAGCAGAAGCCAGTCAGACTCCGAGCTCGACGTCTACTTA TGA
- the LOC109640902 gene encoding angiopoietin-related protein 3-like, with the protein MMVRQVLQLSVLLVGVCTAHQVLPAEEASVSAEAGEVPQLQLRMLSLGLAHLLHGVEENAGQLERQGEQVAAELDGVTRSVETLHKQSLQAGRTHRQARKDLQILSARGDRLWRTVKELQKLLEDLETEQRTSQHRLDRVLRRVHGLTEPGSRGQAQLDVSSMKVVVDKQTRRLAGLTSVVSARDKLIDRRLQRIEHLEKHVRNLRASDGVPAALRPDSDSDCV; encoded by the exons ATGATGGTGAGACAGGTGCTGCAGCTGTCTGTCCTGCTGGTGGGAGTCTGCACGGCCCACCAGGTCCTGCCGGCGGAGGAGGCCTCCGTGTCAGCGGAGGCAGGTGAGGTCCCCCAGCTCCAGCTGAGGATGCTCTCGCTGGGCCTTGCTCACCTGCTGCACGGGGTGGAGGAGAACGCCGGGCAGCTGGAGCGCCAGGGGGAGCAGGTGGCGGCCGAGCTGGACGGGGTCACCAGGAGCGTGGAGACGCTTCATAAGCAGAGTTTACAGGCGGGACGGACTCACAGGCAG GCGAGGAAGGACCTGCAGATCCTGAGTGCTCGTGGGGACAGACTGTGGAGGACGGTCAAAGAGCTGCAGAAGCTGCTGGAGGATCTGGAGACGGAGCAGAGGACGTCGCAGCACCGGCTGGACCGGGTCCTCCGGAGAGTCCACGGCCTGACCGAGCCGGGGTCACGGGGTCAGGCTCAGCTCGACGTCAGCTCAATGAAG GTTGTTGTGGACAAACAGACCCGACGTCTGGCCGGTCTGACCTCAGTGGTTTcagccagagacaaactgaTCGACAGACGCCTGCAGCGCATTGAACATCTGGAGAAACACGTCCGTAACCTCAGG gcgTCTGACGGCGTCCCTGCAGCACTGAGGCCAGACTCTGACTCCGACTGTGTCTGA